tAAAGGTAGTTCATATGGCAAAAGCTTGTGGAAATATTTGGATAGCATAAGATGAACCAATTAGTTATTAGTGTTCCATATATACTAGATGAAGGCTCTGAGCTCAGTTAATCAGGATTCGATTTCTTTAATTTTCGCAAGAAAATTAATTAGGTGGTCTATTGCTTTTAAAAAACAAATTTGCTCACAGTACCACAAAATTAAACTAGTTTGCCTTCTAGTGGTCTCCTATTTGCTAGAAACTACGGCTGTTTTTATATATCTAAGTATGTTTCCAAATAAACGACGTGTCTAATATAATAAAAACTCAATCTTGTACTCctttcaaaattaaataaaaacttAGATCATCTTATCTTACCTGTGCTCATTTTCGTTTTGAAAGTTTCATATGTTGGGTTTCCAATTAGATAAAAAGGTATATTTGGTTAAAGGATCGATGGTTTTTAATCCAAATCCggctaaaaacaaaaagaagagatTAAGGAGATAAAAATAGACAAGCACTTGCGCGATTGACAtgtctcttttttttaaaaaaaaattaaacagcCTTATTGTGGCGGTTTGTAAGACAATGACCCTTACATTGTATATTAAAGACTAAAAAAAAGAATACATAAAGGAGGATAACGTAAAACCGAACATCCTCAATATAATTTGGATACACGGGCGGATCCAGCCTATTACACGTGTGTTCTCgggaacccagtagcttttgtatatactatgtatatatattacaaaatttattaaatatccaTAAATATTTGATTGTGAATTCATTTACTTATTGTATATTTATTTAAGGTCGCTataggaacccataaactttaaatcccGGATCCGCCTCTGATCCCCAGTATTTAAAATATCCAAAgactaaaaaaggaaaaataggaaaGCTTGTATAAATAGATCTGTCCTTGTCTCACAAAAATATGTCATTCAAATGTACTAAAAGATCTCACTAACATAAATAGCAGCATAATGTAGCAAATACAAACACTTAAATGTGAATAAATGCTTTATTCAATCATGCTCACGTAGGGAAGAAAATAACAATGAGTGTTCCTATTCATTATGAGTGTTCCTATtcattattttgttttatttccgAACCTCGCGTATAACGGGAGCTTATCGAATTGCCCTTTTAACGTATTTTAGCTTGAATTTGAATTAACAAGATAGATAGGGGTAGATAACATATCAAATCCATTGAACTTAGTTCCTCCACATATTGAATATGCGCCCATGTTATAAAACACTATCAGATCATCCAAATGAAGCTCGGGCAATTTTATGTCAATAGCCACTGCATCAAGTGAGTCACAACTTGGTCCATAAATAGTTGACTCACATATttgacaagatttttcttcaaCCTGACGTAAAAATGGCTTAATACCCACAAAACAACTATTGTAAAGCGTTGGCCTAAATGATCCATAAATCCCTTCATCAATCCAATACTCTATTTTCTCACCTCTAACTCTTTTACCAATCACATGAGTGACTAAAGTAAAGGCCGTTTCTGCAAAAAACCGCCCTGGCTCTGCAAATAATGTTAAGTTGGGCAAGGGTAAATAATCTTGGACTGCTTTTTTTACTACACTAGCTATTTCCTCGAACAATGGTGTCGATCTAAATCCTCCACCAATGTCTAAAATTTGCATTTTAGGCATTCGAAGATGATCAGCAACATCAAACACGGTCCTAGCAGCTGCAATCGCCTCGCGATAAATGCTGGGATCTTGTGCTATAGATCCAACGTGAAATGAAACGCCTACAACTTTTAGCCCGACCATATTACAAGCGTAATGCAGTAGTGGCTCAACTTCTTCTGGTAACGCGCCGAATTTTTTTCCCAGGGGACGTAACGAGCCACTATCACTAGGGGCTTTAATTCGAAGCAATAAATGACATTGTGGGTGCCATTTCTTGATCTTgtcaatttcaagttttgaatcaAAAGTTGTGAGATTGACCCCAACATTGGCTGCGTATTTAATGTGGGAAATAGCTTTGCATGGGTTAGCAAATATGATTTGGTTGGGGCTAATTCCGAGATTTAAGACGGTCTCGATCTCTAGTTGGCTAGCACAATCAAAATTTGCACCCAATTTGGCTAGTTTAGTAAGAAGTGCAGGTTCACTGTTGCATTTCACAGCATAGAAAGGTTTTATATTTGGAAAAGAATGGTTCCATTTGTCCATAAccctttcaattatagccaaatcaagTAGATAAAATGGCTGGCCAGCTTCATGGTTCTCTGCAATTGAACGGATTAAATCTGGCATCCCATCTTTTGGTATTTTGTGAACATGACTCTTACCAAAAGCTGTAGACAATAACATGATCAAGAAATATATTAAGAAGGAGGAGAAATATTTTATTAGCTGAAAATATGAAGTAAAAGTATAAGAGCACTGGAAGTTAGCGTCTCCTCTCTCCTTTATATAGAAAGCCAATGCCTAAAATATCTCATATTGTATTAACGTTCCAAGATCATCACTTAATTGAAAATTTAACAAATTGCATACATCCACTAGCATCTCGTGGTGAATGACGTAATCGCACCTAAGTGAAATAATATCGTCTTTATTTTTTTGGTAACGTTAGGTGATCAGATAGAGTTTTTGGCTTATTTTATTGAAAACCAAATAACTGAAATTTTTTAGAATGTCTTTGAACCTTTCTTTCTAAATTTCCAGTTCtagattaattgagtgtttaattttttaaaacaatgTTAATCTCAATGTTATAGGGCTTACATCAAGGGCCGTAGAGCTAGAGTTAAGTGTATGGGTTAATTAAGGGAATAAGGCAGATTCAATAATTTTGATTCAAATTATGTTTTTGTCTTAAAAATTTACTTATTAAACGggtaaaaattattaatttagaatctatctattattaaaaggagaggaaaaaaccctctccttaagccaagtgcCAGCATAGAAAAAGGTCACAGGgtataagtagttaataattagttattggttattatttttgaatttaaaatatttataaaataataaaataaaatattttataaaaaacaaaaaataaaaaaaatgtccattcaaattggagagtagtttcaagttggagtttttaaaatattttaaaataaaaaactaccaattcaaaatttctttgtttttctaataactgttgtttttctttttaaaaataaaagtttatttattcaaaaactattattgagaataatagaataaatataaaaaaaatatcttctgttatattataaaaataaagtagcatacaaaaatttaagtaaagtaatatgctaataaaagtttctattaacaatgcaataatactaaatattagATAATATAATTACGAAAAATacagaacaaaaaagttatttgGTGCCTATATAagtctctttaatttaatagagattttattcgtTAAAATTTAGACAATATTATTGAGAAAattagaataaaatttaaaataaaaaaatatttcaagagtaataaaatatatatcttctattatactACAAAAAAAAAGTAGTAGACAATATTATTAAACAAATTAATATGCTAACACAAATTTTTATTAACAATGTAagaatactaaatattggatagtataataaagaaaaatatagataaaaaaaGTAATTCAATGATTATATTAATTTAATATAAATTTTATTCGTTAAAATTCATACAATATTATTAACAATattagaataaaatttaaaatagaaaaatatttcaagagtaataaaatatatatcttctattatattacaaaaacaAAGCGagcaaataaaaatattaaatacagTAAAATGCTAATAAAATTTtttattaacaatttaaaaatactaaacattagataatagaataaagaaaaatataaaaaaaaaaagttattcaatAACTATATAAGTTCCTTTAAtataatagagattttattattTGGTATATCATATTGGCAAATAAGACGacaattgaaatttattaaagcaaAAAGATCTATTTGGTGTAGAGACTCAAGGAAATCAACCAAGATCGAAGTGCATAAAGAGAAACAATCAAAGCTAAAGgaagaaatcaatcaaagaatGATTGAagcattcaaaaggaaaagaagcaCTGAGAACCCGACGAGATAATCAATCCgagattgattgaagagttaaaaaggaaaagaaacattgAAGATCCGACAAGATAATCAATCAGTAGCTATTATTGGAAGGACCCGGAATTAAGGAGCAAATCCGGCGCTATCAAGACTTAAAAATGGAAAGCTATCAAAGTTTtaaccttattcttggaaagaaccaatttctttccaaggatcaaatctcttgggttggcAAATCTCTTTAGTAACGGTCTCCTACAAAGTATTTTTACGCAACCTTAAGTCTTAGAGATacatactttgatcaaaccaattaccctctctttgttctacttcaaacaaacattgtagctctactagatctgttgtgtaacaagttagagaagaaaaagagaaaaatattggtgaggcattgtattAAGAAAAGACGAGTGACATAAAAACTGAGTTGTTGGTGTAAACTATACCATTCACTTTGTACTCAAGAAACTCAATCACTgaaagagaactcccttgcaacccaagaggactggactaggattcatATTGAATCTGAATCAGTATAAAAACtctggtgtctttaattcctgcacttTACTTCTGCATTTTAATTCTACACTTCTTATTATCTCTCTATTACATTTAGTCGACTAATTAGAAAACCAGTCaacttataataattaattttaaaataagcaATCCCCCCGCACCCTCTTGTAccttcaattggtatcagagcttggctcacatttttcttttgcttaacagCTTGTGAGAAAAAATCATGGCTAATCAAATTATTGTTGGAGGACTCTTCCAAGAAGGAACATAGCAAGTAAGGCCACCATATTTCAATGGATAATATTTCTCTTACTGAAAAGTGTGTATGGAAATATACGCAAAATCTTATGATGTGAAGGTCTAGCGAGTTATCAAAAGGGGAAACTATCTTCTGCCGGCTGCTGCTCAACCACCTGTTGATCCTGaagatatagatgaatatactgaTGAACAAATGGCAGTTGTGCTAGTTAATACTAAAGCAAGGAATCTGCTTTATAATGCTATAAGTGATGAGGAATATGAGAAAATCTCCAATTGCGATACAGCCAAAGAGATGTGGGATAAACTTGAAGTTACTTACGAAGGAACCAGTAAAGTGAAAGAAACCCATATCAACATGTTGGTTCATGACTACGAACTCTTCCAGATGAAAAAAGGAGAATCCATTGAAGAGATGTTTGTCAGATTTAGCAAAATTATTAGCAATCTAAAAGCTTTTGGCAAACCATACTCAAGTGGTGATCAAGTTAGAAAAATTTTGAGAAGTCTACCCACTACTTGGCGACAAAAGTGGTTACACTTGAATCACAGGATTTGAACAAATTATCATAGATGAACTTCGAGGAGAACTTATAGCCTTCGAGAAAGCTCATCTCAAGAAAACAAACCAAGAAGAAAATAGTTGCTTTCAAGGCTACAACTGAAAGAGCAGACAATGATATTGATGACGACCCTGAAGATCTTCAAGAAAAAATTACCATGGTGTCAAGGAACATGGATGGTTTAATGAGGAGATACAggaatacaagaagaggcacgaTACCACCCAGGCGAACTAGGCAATATAACGAACAGGACAAAAATAATGGCAAATGCTATGAGTGTGGAAGATTTGGGCATGTTCAAGCTGAGTGTCCTGATCTTAAAAGAAAGGTTTCCAGAGGTTTTAACAAGAACAAAACATTTGGAAGTTGGAGTGATGAAGACAGTTCAGAACACGAAGAGATAGCAAATCTATGTTTCATGACAATTCTGGAAAACGACATGAACAAACTCTGAGGGTGCTGGACAGATGAGGATACTTCAGATGACGAATGCAAAGATGACAATGAGAATTATTTCATGGCGCGAGGTAAGATCTTATAACTATGAAAAATGTAatgaattgcaggatattcttCACCTTACTTTGAAAGAGtctcaaaaaatgatgaatgaactAAAGAGACTCAACAAAGAAGTAAAAGACTGGAAACTAAAGCTTGAAGTATGcaaaattgaaaaagaagtacTTCAAGATGAGTTTCaggaattgcaaatgcaactCAATGGCATGCGCAAATCTACCAGTCATAGTTCTGTCAAGTCGAACCAGgcgacttacaagtcaactggaGAAGGACCAGCCAGAACAGAGTCCACTAGTACTAACACAAATAAAAGATCCAAAAATGGATCAGGACTTACGTGTCACTACTGTAACAAAAGTGGACGTAAATATTCTTTATGTCGATTTCGTAAATTAAATGTCTCATGATGGATTTAGAAACCTAAAAACAATCCTGAGTCCAGTAATACTAACCAACaaggacccaagcaagcttgggtacctaaaaggaAGTGATAATTATGTTTTTTAGGAACTCCACAGAAGGAGTCGCAAAGGAAAATGGTACTTAGATAGTGCGTGTTCCAGTGACATGACATGTGACAAAAACCTGTTTAAAGAAGTTACAAAAATAGACGGAGGAAGTGTCAAATTTGGTGATGACTCAAAAGGAAATATAGTCGGTACCGGAACAGTTCCTTTCAATAATAACTATGATATCATTGAGTTTTATCTTGTTGACGAACTTAAATACAATCTTCTGAGTATAAGTCAGCTATGCGACTCAGGGTAtgaagtaaagttcaagaaaacAGGTTGTGCTATTGAAGATAAGACAGGTAAAATAATTCTCCCAGGTAAAAGGTATGGaaatgtctatattcttgatggttttgaaAATATAGATGGTCATATTTGCTTaacatccatatctgatgatccaTGGTTATGGCATAAGAAACTTGGTCATACAAGCATGCATATGATAGAGAAACTTTCCAAGCATGATTTAATTATTGGTTTACCTAAACTCAATTT
This DNA window, taken from Nicotiana tabacum cultivar K326 chromosome 4, ASM71507v2, whole genome shotgun sequence, encodes the following:
- the LOC107789470 gene encoding ornithine decarboxylase-like — translated: MLLSTAFGKSHVHKIPKDGMPDLIRSIAENHEAGQPFYLLDLAIIERVMDKWNHSFPNIKPFYAVKCNSEPALLTKLAKLGANFDCASQLEIETVLNLGISPNQIIFANPCKAISHIKYAANVGVNLTTFDSKLEIDKIKKWHPQCHLLLRIKAPSDSGSLRPLGKKFGALPEEVEPLLHYACNMVGLKVVGVSFHVGSIAQDPSIYREAIAAARTVFDVADHLRMPKMQILDIGGGFRSTPLFEEIASVVKKAVQDYLPLPNLTLFAEPGRFFAETAFTLVTHVIGKRVRGEKIEYWIDEGIYGSFRPTLYNSCFVGIKPFLRQVEEKSCQICESTIYGPSCDSLDAVAIDIKLPELHLDDLIVFYNMGAYSICGGTKFNGFDMLSTPIYLVNSNSS